One Polynucleobacter sp. MWH-Spelu-300-X4 genomic window carries:
- a CDS encoding malate dehydrogenase: protein MAKAPLRVAVTGAAGQIGYSLLFRIANGDMLGKDQPVILQLLEIPDERAQKALTGVMMEIDDCAFPLLAGMTAHSDPMTAFKDIDYAVLVGARPRGPGMERKDLLSANAQIFTAQGKALNAVAKRTVKTLVVGNPANTNAYIAMKSAPDLPAKNFTAMLRLDHNRALSQLATKTGKAVADIEKLIVWGNHSPTMYPDYRFATIGGTSVKQMINDEEWNKNTFLPTVGKRGAAIIDARGLSSAASAANAAIDHIHDWHCGTNGKWVTMGIPSDGSYDIPKEVMYGFPVTCENGEYKIVQGLEIDAFSRERMEFTLKELTEEQDGVKHLL from the coding sequence ATGGCAAAAGCCCCATTGCGTGTCGCCGTTACTGGCGCAGCCGGTCAAATCGGTTATTCATTACTATTCCGTATCGCTAACGGCGATATGTTGGGTAAAGATCAACCTGTTATCTTGCAATTGTTAGAAATTCCTGACGAAAGAGCTCAAAAAGCTCTTACAGGCGTAATGATGGAAATCGACGACTGCGCATTCCCATTGTTGGCAGGCATGACTGCTCATAGCGACCCAATGACAGCATTCAAAGATATTGATTACGCTGTATTAGTTGGCGCACGTCCACGTGGCCCAGGCATGGAACGTAAGGACTTGTTGTCTGCAAATGCTCAAATCTTCACAGCGCAAGGTAAAGCATTGAACGCTGTAGCAAAACGTACAGTTAAAACATTAGTTGTTGGCAACCCAGCGAATACCAATGCTTACATTGCGATGAAGTCTGCTCCAGATCTACCAGCGAAAAACTTCACAGCGATGTTACGCCTAGACCACAACCGTGCTTTGTCACAGTTGGCAACTAAAACTGGTAAAGCAGTAGCTGATATTGAAAAGCTAATTGTTTGGGGTAACCACAGCCCAACAATGTACCCTGACTACCGTTTTGCTACGATTGGTGGCACATCAGTTAAGCAAATGATTAACGATGAAGAATGGAATAAAAATACATTCTTGCCAACAGTCGGCAAGCGTGGCGCGGCAATCATTGATGCGCGCGGTTTATCTTCTGCTGCCTCTGCTGCAAATGCTGCTATCGACCATATCCATGACTGGCACTGCGGCACAAATGGCAAGTGGGTAACAATGGGTATCCCTTCAGATGGCTCATATGATATTCCTAAAGAAGTTATGTATGGATTCCCTGTTACTTGTGAAAACGGCGAATATAAGATTGTTCAAGGTCTAGAAATCGACGCATTCTCTCGTGAACGCATGGAATTCACTTTAAAAGAATTGACTGAAGAACAAGACGGCGTAAAACACCTGTTGTAA
- the purU gene encoding formyltetrahydrofolate deformylase yields MSTQGFILKIACPDRPGIVHAVSHFLFGETANILDSAQFSDTFTGRFFMRIHFDKTIKNLDLLELKKRFLDIGQKFDMEWELFDASSKPKVLIMVSKLGHCLNDLLFRTHSGYLPIEIAAIVSNHKDFEGLAKTYGIAFHHLPLSSATDARKDEQEQQLLDLIDQEKIDLVVLARYMQILSPAVCEKLAGKAINIHHSFLPSFKGAKPYWQAHQRGVKLIGATAHYVTTDLDEGPIIEQGVERVDHAMNPDQLAAVGRDVECMALSRAVRWHAEHRILLNGKSTVVFQ; encoded by the coding sequence ATGTCGACACAAGGTTTCATTCTCAAAATAGCGTGCCCAGATCGCCCCGGAATTGTTCATGCGGTCAGCCATTTCTTATTTGGCGAAACAGCCAACATTTTGGATTCCGCTCAATTTAGCGATACCTTTACAGGGCGCTTCTTTATGAGAATTCATTTTGATAAAACAATAAAAAACCTAGATCTTCTAGAGTTGAAAAAACGTTTTTTAGATATTGGGCAGAAATTTGATATGGAATGGGAATTATTTGATGCCTCAAGTAAGCCCAAAGTCTTAATCATGGTTTCCAAGCTAGGGCATTGTCTTAATGATTTGTTATTTAGAACGCATAGTGGTTATTTGCCAATTGAAATTGCCGCAATTGTTTCTAATCATAAGGATTTTGAAGGTTTAGCAAAAACATATGGGATTGCCTTCCACCATTTGCCTTTATCAAGTGCTACTGATGCGCGTAAAGATGAGCAAGAACAACAATTACTTGATTTGATTGATCAAGAGAAAATTGATTTAGTTGTTTTAGCTAGATATATGCAAATTCTGTCGCCCGCTGTTTGCGAGAAACTGGCTGGTAAGGCGATTAATATTCACCATTCTTTTTTGCCAAGTTTTAAAGGCGCTAAACCTTATTGGCAGGCACATCAACGTGGCGTTAAGTTAATAGGTGCTACAGCCCATTATGTCACCACTGATTTGGATGAGGGTCCAATTATTGAGCAGGGCGTGGAGCGTGTGGATCATGCAATGAACCCTGATCAATTGGCAGCTGTAGGGCGTGATGTGGAGTGTATGGCTTTATCGAGAGCGGTGAGATGGCATGCTGAGCATCGCATTTTATTAAACGGTAAAAGTACAGTGGTATTCCAGTAA
- a CDS encoding replication-associated recombination protein A codes for MPTTQDSFIPLAEALRPKRLEDLVGQSHLMGEGKPLHTTFISGKPHSMILWGPPGVGKTTIARLTAGAFDCDFIPLSAVLAGVKEIRQAVDQAELNLSQFGKHTILFVDEIHRFNKAQQDALLPFVESGLVTFIGATTENPSFEVNSALLSRAQVYVLKSLAAEDMQALLEKAKKQNLVQLEFDEDAKQSLIDLADGDARRFLNLLEQINNAAQTNRVTHVSLEFLSNAVGSSNRRFDKGGDYFYDQISALHKSVRGSNPDAALYWFCRMIDGGADAKYLARRIVRMAWEDIGLADPRAIQLANDAATTYERLGSPEGELALAQALIYLAAAPKSNAGYNAYNEARAFIAKDKTREVPIHLRNAPTKLMKELGHGKAYRYAHDEAHAYAAGETYLPEGVMEPHWYQPTDRGLEAKIKEKMAFLKSLDDAAKKNSSNK; via the coding sequence ATGCCCACAACCCAAGACTCATTCATTCCGTTAGCGGAAGCCTTAAGGCCTAAGCGCCTAGAGGATTTAGTAGGTCAAAGTCATCTGATGGGTGAAGGTAAACCTCTACATACGACATTTATCTCCGGCAAACCTCACTCGATGATTTTATGGGGGCCTCCTGGTGTCGGAAAAACAACGATTGCCCGCTTAACAGCTGGCGCATTTGACTGTGACTTTATTCCGCTATCAGCTGTTCTTGCTGGAGTTAAAGAAATTCGCCAAGCAGTTGATCAAGCTGAATTGAACTTATCTCAATTTGGCAAACATACTATTTTGTTTGTTGATGAAATTCACCGCTTCAATAAAGCCCAACAAGATGCCTTACTTCCTTTTGTTGAATCAGGCTTAGTCACTTTCATCGGCGCCACCACAGAAAATCCCTCCTTCGAAGTTAATTCAGCTCTGCTATCTCGAGCACAAGTGTATGTACTCAAATCACTGGCGGCTGAAGATATGCAAGCCCTCTTGGAGAAAGCCAAAAAACAAAACTTAGTTCAACTTGAATTTGACGAGGATGCCAAGCAGTCTTTGATAGATCTTGCTGATGGAGATGCAAGACGTTTTTTAAATTTACTTGAGCAAATTAATAATGCGGCTCAAACCAATCGCGTCACGCATGTATCGCTAGAGTTTTTAAGTAATGCCGTAGGCAGCAGCAATCGTAGATTTGATAAAGGCGGTGATTATTTCTATGATCAAATTTCTGCGCTACATAAATCTGTCAGAGGCTCTAATCCGGATGCGGCCCTATATTGGTTTTGCCGCATGATTGATGGTGGTGCCGACGCGAAATATTTAGCACGCAGAATTGTGCGCATGGCCTGGGAAGATATCGGATTAGCTGATCCTAGAGCCATTCAGTTAGCCAATGACGCAGCCACGACTTATGAAAGATTAGGTAGCCCCGAGGGGGAGCTAGCACTTGCCCAGGCACTTATCTACCTTGCAGCAGCCCCAAAAAGCAATGCTGGTTACAACGCCTACAACGAGGCTCGAGCCTTTATCGCAAAAGATAAAACACGCGAAGTTCCCATTCATTTAAGAAATGCTCCGACCAAACTTATGAAAGAACTGGGTCATGGCAAAGCATATCGCTACGCCCACGATGAGGCTCATGCTTATGCGGCAGGAGAAACTTATCTACCTGAAGGTGTTATGGAGCCGCATTGGTACCAACCAACAGACCGTGGCTTGGAAGCAAAAATTAAAGAAAAAATGGCCTTCCTAAAATCGTTAGATGACGCTGCCAAAAAAAATAGCTCCAATAAATAA
- a CDS encoding glutathione binding-like protein, protein MIDVYSWPTPNGHKVHIMLEECGYRLGKDWQAHPINISNGDQFKKEFLAISPNNKIPAIVDPNGPDGKPISLFESGAILLYLASKTGRFLPKTTRGKFEVLQWLMFQMGGVGPMLGQTHHFRLYAPQKIDYAIDRYTNETRRLYGVMDKELAKKPYIAGKEYSIADIAIFPWTRSWKNQGITLDEFPNVKRWHEAIAARPAVQRGVEVLANLRKPT, encoded by the coding sequence ATGATTGACGTCTACAGCTGGCCAACACCAAACGGTCACAAAGTACACATCATGCTAGAAGAATGTGGCTACCGTTTAGGTAAAGACTGGCAGGCACACCCCATTAATATTAGTAATGGCGATCAATTTAAAAAAGAATTTTTAGCCATCAGTCCTAACAACAAAATACCTGCCATCGTTGATCCGAATGGTCCGGATGGAAAGCCTATTTCATTGTTTGAATCTGGCGCCATCTTGTTATACCTAGCATCCAAAACTGGACGATTCCTACCAAAGACTACTCGTGGAAAATTTGAAGTCTTGCAATGGCTCATGTTTCAAATGGGCGGTGTTGGTCCGATGCTAGGTCAAACGCATCACTTCCGTCTATATGCGCCGCAAAAAATTGATTACGCGATTGATCGCTACACCAATGAAACTCGCCGTCTATATGGAGTTATGGATAAAGAGCTTGCTAAGAAGCCTTATATAGCTGGCAAGGAATACAGCATTGCTGATATCGCCATCTTCCCTTGGACCCGCTCTTGGAAAAATCAAGGCATTACCTTAGATGAATTCCCGAATGTTAAACGTTGGCATGAAGCAATTGCAGCACGCCCGGCCGTTCAACGTGGTGTAGAAGTTTTAGCTAACTTAAGAAAACCTACTTAA
- a CDS encoding VTT domain-containing protein, producing MMTIDFSQLLDLFLHLDKHLTVVVASWGPWVYALLFAIIFVETGLVVMPFLPGDSLLFISGAIAAVGGMSLPVLLLILVIAAISGDALNYSVGRLIGAKVFSWENSRWFNRDAFNKTHDFYEKHGPMTIVVGRFLPFIRTFAPFVAGVAQMSYSKFSAYNITGGILWVGSLTSLGFMLGEHPWVKAHFSWVAIAMIVIPGLPAAWVFAKAMCQKFLVNPSK from the coding sequence ATGATGACGATTGATTTTTCTCAGCTATTAGATCTTTTTCTGCATTTAGATAAACACTTAACGGTAGTTGTGGCTTCTTGGGGGCCGTGGGTTTATGCATTGTTATTTGCAATTATTTTTGTGGAAACTGGCTTGGTTGTGATGCCGTTTTTGCCAGGTGACTCTTTGTTGTTTATTTCTGGTGCCATAGCGGCTGTGGGCGGAATGAGTTTGCCTGTGTTGCTATTAATTTTAGTTATTGCAGCTATTTCGGGTGATGCGCTTAATTACTCAGTAGGACGTTTGATTGGCGCAAAAGTATTTTCTTGGGAAAACTCTCGTTGGTTTAACCGAGATGCTTTTAATAAGACACATGATTTTTATGAGAAACATGGACCCATGACGATTGTGGTGGGAAGGTTTTTACCTTTCATTCGAACATTTGCGCCCTTTGTTGCGGGTGTTGCGCAGATGTCATATTCAAAATTTTCTGCTTACAACATTACTGGCGGTATTTTATGGGTGGGAAGTTTGACAAGTCTTGGTTTTATGCTTGGTGAGCATCCATGGGTGAAGGCGCATTTCTCATGGGTAGCTATCGCCATGATTGTTATCCCAGGCTTACCTGCTGCCTGGGTATTTGCTAAAGCGATGTGTCAGAAGTTTTTAGTTAACCCGTCTAAATAA
- a CDS encoding DUF3429 domain-containing protein encodes MLAPITRFLGYAGLIPFIALSALVQFAEPPLDFWAANSLLIYGASIASFVGALHWGPLLSPQPPHTHQHFWRSTGAWVWGVIPSLLAWVALHLPFSSGYFLIALTLLTALIIDRRQFHHLIEDELYLADFLKMRTILTLVATLSLILAGIAIQDY; translated from the coding sequence ATGTTGGCACCCATCACAAGATTTCTAGGATATGCAGGATTAATTCCTTTTATAGCCCTATCGGCCCTGGTTCAGTTTGCTGAACCACCGCTTGATTTTTGGGCGGCGAACTCTTTACTCATATATGGCGCTAGCATTGCCTCATTTGTAGGCGCTCTACATTGGGGACCTCTACTCAGCCCCCAACCTCCTCACACCCACCAGCATTTCTGGAGAAGTACTGGTGCCTGGGTTTGGGGTGTTATCCCATCCTTATTGGCTTGGGTTGCGCTACACCTACCTTTCTCTTCGGGATATTTCTTAATTGCCCTGACCTTACTAACAGCCTTAATCATTGACCGTAGGCAATTTCATCATCTCATTGAAGATGAGCTTTATTTAGCGGATTTTTTAAAGATGCGCACCATCCTCACTTTAGTTGCCACGCTGAGTCTTATCTTGGCAGGCATCGCCATTCAGGATTATTAG
- a CDS encoding pyridoxal phosphate-dependent aminotransferase: protein MNPNNNTLRQINLPTRLPKVGTTIFTVMSALANEYQAINLGQGFPDFSCDSRLLDAVNDAMRADHNQYPPMAGIAPLREGISKKIAHLYKHIYDPLTEITVTAGGTQGIFTVIACAVRPGDEVIVIEPVYDSYIPAIETVGGTAIPVQLVVERNGEGKITGYTIPWDALQKAITSHTRMIMINSPHNPTGMVWEKSDLDKLAELVRNTDILICSDEVYEHMVYDGQQHQSVARHPELANRSFLISSFGKTYHVTGWKVGYVAAPKHLMNEFRKVHQFNVFTVNTPMQYGLAKYLEDPVPYTQLSNFYQQKRDFLRKGLEATRFKLLPTPGTYFQCVDYKHLNIPETQLNEADFCQWLTKEIGVAAIPVSAFYDKTVESGVIRFCFAKQQTTLQQALERLSKL, encoded by the coding sequence ATGAATCCAAATAATAATACTTTGAGACAAATTAATCTGCCTACCAGACTGCCTAAGGTGGGAACAACCATTTTTACCGTCATGTCAGCGCTTGCCAATGAGTATCAAGCCATCAACCTAGGACAGGGATTCCCAGATTTTTCTTGTGACAGCCGATTGTTAGATGCTGTTAATGACGCCATGCGCGCAGACCACAATCAATATCCCCCAATGGCAGGCATTGCGCCACTTCGCGAGGGTATCAGTAAAAAAATAGCCCATTTATATAAGCATATATATGACCCTCTCACAGAGATCACTGTGACTGCAGGAGGCACTCAGGGTATTTTTACAGTCATCGCTTGCGCGGTTAGACCTGGTGATGAGGTGATTGTCATTGAACCAGTCTACGACTCCTACATCCCCGCCATTGAGACAGTTGGCGGTACAGCGATTCCTGTGCAGCTCGTTGTTGAAAGAAATGGCGAAGGAAAAATTACCGGATACACCATTCCCTGGGATGCATTACAAAAAGCCATTACCTCTCACACCAGAATGATTATGATTAATTCACCACACAATCCAACCGGTATGGTGTGGGAAAAATCAGACTTGGATAAATTAGCTGAACTGGTTAGAAACACCGACATCCTAATCTGTAGCGATGAAGTTTATGAACACATGGTCTACGATGGCCAACAACATCAAAGTGTCGCTCGCCACCCTGAGCTAGCAAATCGATCTTTCTTAATTTCAAGCTTTGGAAAAACATATCATGTAACTGGTTGGAAAGTTGGTTATGTGGCAGCACCAAAGCATCTCATGAATGAGTTCAGAAAAGTTCACCAGTTCAATGTATTTACAGTCAATACACCGATGCAATATGGTCTAGCTAAATATCTAGAAGACCCCGTACCGTACACTCAACTATCCAACTTCTACCAACAAAAAAGAGACTTTCTACGTAAAGGCTTAGAAGCAACACGTTTTAAATTACTACCTACACCAGGTACCTATTTTCAATGCGTTGACTACAAACATTTGAATATCCCAGAAACACAGCTCAACGAAGCTGATTTCTGCCAATGGCTAACCAAAGAGATTGGTGTGGCTGCTATCCCCGTATCTGCGTTTTACGATAAAACCGTAGAATCTGGTGTCATACGATTTTGTTTTGCCAAACAACAAACCACCCTCCAACAAGCACTAGAAAGACTATCCAAATTATGA
- the yaaA gene encoding peroxide stress protein YaaA translates to MLIVLSPAKSLDYETPPTTDKHTLPIFIGESAKLISELKKLSLQEVAELMDLSDKLAALNVARFGEWSKTFNFKNSKQAILAFNGDVYEGLDAKTLNKKSLDYAQDHVRVLSGLYGVLKPLDLMQAYRLEMGTSFKNAVGKDLYAFWGEKITQALKKELDQHKNQTLINLASDEYFKSVAPAKLTYPIVAPVFQDEKAGKYKIISFYAKRARGLMTRYIIDNKVDKPEGLKDFDLEGYQYAPKESSPEKPVFRRKEQ, encoded by the coding sequence ATGTTGATCGTACTTTCGCCTGCCAAGAGTTTGGATTATGAGACTCCTCCCACGACGGATAAGCATACGTTGCCTATTTTTATTGGGGAATCCGCTAAATTAATTAGTGAGCTCAAAAAGCTATCGCTTCAGGAAGTCGCTGAATTAATGGACTTATCTGACAAGTTGGCAGCATTAAATGTGGCCAGATTTGGTGAGTGGTCGAAGACCTTTAATTTTAAAAATAGTAAACAGGCTATTTTGGCTTTTAATGGTGATGTTTATGAGGGGTTAGATGCTAAAACCCTGAATAAAAAATCTTTGGATTATGCTCAAGATCATGTGAGAGTTTTATCAGGTCTTTATGGTGTTTTAAAGCCTTTAGATTTAATGCAGGCCTATCGATTAGAGATGGGTACTTCTTTTAAAAATGCGGTTGGTAAAGATCTGTATGCATTTTGGGGAGAGAAGATTACCCAAGCACTCAAGAAAGAGTTGGATCAACATAAAAATCAAACATTGATCAATTTGGCTTCCGATGAGTATTTCAAATCGGTCGCGCCAGCTAAGTTAACTTATCCGATTGTTGCACCGGTTTTCCAAGACGAAAAAGCAGGCAAATACAAAATTATTTCCTTCTACGCTAAGCGCGCTAGAGGCTTGATGACGCGATATATCATTGATAACAAAGTTGATAAACCAGAGGGTTTAAAAGATTTTGATTTAGAAGGTTATCAGTACGCTCCGAAAGAAAGCTCTCCGGAAAAGCCAGTTTTTAGAAGAAAAGAACAGTAA
- a CDS encoding CoA ester lyase codes for MQANQVLFQGEALPRALPVCDHYAGTEVRMRKALALQSELGPIFDITFDCEDGAPVGQESEHAELVAQLVLSSENKFNRVGVRIHDPSHPSWKKDVATLVGKAGTRIAFVMIPKVESAQQTQMVIDEINRVAKTANIHRAIPIQVLIETHGALHDVYALAALPQIESLSFGLMDFVSAHHGAIPAEAMDRGQFDHPLVARAMLEISAACHAHGKVPSHNVCTNINDVAVIESDTLRAKNEFGYMRKWSIHPNQIPVIVKTLSPSAHELEIAGSILLAAQEANWGPIQFEGKLHDRASYRYFWTVLQKGFAGGQNLPAKLERLFKSA; via the coding sequence ATGCAAGCTAATCAAGTGTTGTTTCAAGGTGAGGCCCTTCCGAGGGCCTTACCTGTTTGTGATCACTACGCAGGCACGGAAGTGCGCATGCGTAAAGCTTTAGCTTTGCAATCTGAATTAGGTCCTATCTTTGACATCACCTTTGACTGTGAAGATGGTGCCCCCGTAGGTCAAGAGTCCGAGCATGCTGAATTAGTTGCCCAGCTTGTTTTAAGTTCTGAAAATAAATTTAACCGTGTAGGTGTGCGCATTCATGATCCAAGCCACCCCTCATGGAAAAAAGATGTTGCCACACTAGTTGGTAAAGCTGGAACTCGAATAGCTTTTGTCATGATTCCAAAAGTGGAATCAGCCCAACAAACACAAATGGTTATTGATGAAATTAACCGCGTTGCTAAAACAGCAAACATTCATCGCGCAATACCTATTCAAGTCCTCATAGAAACACATGGGGCCCTACATGATGTGTATGCACTAGCCGCCCTTCCTCAAATTGAGTCTCTCAGTTTTGGTCTCATGGATTTTGTTTCTGCTCATCATGGCGCAATTCCTGCCGAAGCAATGGATAGAGGGCAATTTGATCATCCGTTAGTAGCACGTGCTATGTTAGAAATTTCAGCGGCCTGCCATGCGCATGGCAAAGTTCCATCTCATAATGTTTGCACCAATATCAATGATGTCGCCGTTATCGAATCCGATACCTTAAGAGCTAAAAATGAATTTGGATACATGCGTAAATGGAGTATTCACCCCAATCAAATTCCAGTAATTGTCAAAACGCTCTCTCCTAGCGCCCATGAACTTGAAATCGCTGGATCCATCCTATTGGCGGCTCAAGAAGCTAACTGGGGACCCATTCAATTTGAGGGCAAACTCCACGACCGAGCAAGCTACCGCTACTTTTGGACCGTTTTGCAAAAAGGCTTTGCAGGTGGTCAAAACCTGCCAGCCAAACTTGAAAGGCTTTTCAAGTCAGCTTAA
- a CDS encoding 3-hydroxybutyryl-CoA dehydrogenase translates to MSIQSVGIIGAGTMGNGIAQACAVSGLNVVMVDISDAAVQKGLSTISGSLDRLIKKEKMTEAEKTAAMSRIQTSTDYNSFKSCGMVIEAATENYDLKVKILKQLDSIVSKDVIIATNTSSISITQLAAQISVPERFIGMHFFNPVPMMALVEIIRGLQTNDVTHGLVQGMAKALGKEPITVKNAPGFVVNRILIPMINEAFFVLAEGIATPEDIDAGMKLGCNHPIGPLALADMIGLDTCLAVMEVYFNNFNDSKYRPCPLLREMVAAGYLGRKTNKGVYNYN, encoded by the coding sequence ATGAGTATCCAGTCTGTTGGCATCATTGGCGCTGGCACGATGGGCAATGGTATTGCTCAAGCATGTGCAGTTTCTGGTTTAAATGTTGTGATGGTTGATATTAGCGATGCAGCCGTCCAAAAGGGATTAAGCACCATCTCTGGAAGCCTTGATCGTCTGATTAAAAAAGAAAAAATGACAGAAGCAGAAAAAACTGCAGCAATGTCACGCATTCAAACTAGCACTGATTACAACAGCTTTAAATCTTGCGGCATGGTCATTGAGGCCGCAACCGAAAACTATGATTTAAAAGTAAAGATACTGAAGCAGTTAGATAGCATCGTATCTAAAGATGTCATCATCGCTACCAACACATCTTCTATCTCCATTACACAATTAGCTGCCCAAATTTCAGTGCCTGAGCGTTTTATTGGCATGCACTTCTTCAACCCAGTACCAATGATGGCCTTGGTTGAAATCATTCGTGGCTTACAAACTAATGATGTAACGCATGGTTTAGTCCAAGGTATGGCAAAAGCGCTAGGTAAAGAACCTATTACAGTCAAAAATGCGCCAGGCTTTGTAGTTAACCGCATCTTGATTCCTATGATCAATGAAGCGTTCTTTGTTTTAGCAGAAGGTATAGCTACCCCTGAGGATATCGATGCTGGCATGAAGTTGGGCTGTAACCACCCTATTGGACCTTTAGCGCTAGCTGACATGATTGGGTTAGATACATGCTTGGCAGTTATGGAGGTTTACTTCAATAACTTCAATGATTCCAAATATCGCCCATGCCCACTATTAAGAGAAATGGTCGCAGCTGGCTATCTAGGTCGCAAAACAAACAAAGGTGTTTATAACTACAATTAA
- a CDS encoding DUF2863 family protein, which produces MSSYRPKNSSRISPEAERLVSDALSLAASGSRVEDIFWESKLLERLLRLLHAQNQNAIESALDQTLKINPIAFDALAENAETLAESLTLEHQGETWDVVLIAIPIIARTRYSIPSGKLSTETITATGNQLHGQIVSQHARIALVPWLYSIDQMPHSHCQTRLLLEKLASAAVNSSEIKLELRDMPETIPVLADPRYIVGAVAAPSGTPLFRWQEESPRRQERSVCLQHWQIGMRDTIAAVIPGCEFELTLPEAYFTNCREADRKIRPLSILAAVNYLESMLNVSSAGLSCVIGGFGEEQCDEYRISFALKGSKEIVYGVVWPLYDRELVANDALNDISIDDSPIREIYDTIKVSGIDDQFRHAELFNPEVCEDCGAPMFVDRAGEIVHAEMPEDTPDQQPLFH; this is translated from the coding sequence ATGTCCAGTTATAGACCTAAAAACTCTTCCCGCATTTCACCAGAAGCAGAACGCCTTGTATCTGACGCTCTTTCTTTGGCAGCCTCTGGCAGTCGAGTTGAAGATATTTTTTGGGAAAGTAAACTGCTAGAACGTCTTTTAAGGCTACTGCACGCACAAAATCAAAACGCTATTGAAAGCGCACTAGACCAAACCTTAAAGATTAATCCTATCGCATTTGATGCGCTTGCGGAGAATGCTGAAACATTAGCGGAATCACTGACACTAGAGCATCAAGGTGAAACATGGGATGTCGTATTAATTGCCATTCCCATCATTGCTAGAACTCGTTACAGTATTCCATCGGGAAAATTAAGCACGGAAACAATTACTGCTACCGGCAATCAATTGCACGGACAGATCGTTTCACAACACGCCCGCATTGCTTTAGTACCCTGGCTATATAGCATTGATCAAATGCCCCACTCTCATTGCCAAACTAGGTTATTACTTGAAAAGCTAGCTTCTGCAGCTGTTAATTCAAGTGAAATCAAGCTTGAGTTAAGAGACATGCCCGAAACAATTCCGGTTCTAGCAGACCCCCGCTATATTGTTGGTGCCGTGGCTGCACCTAGCGGGACACCTCTCTTTAGGTGGCAAGAAGAAAGTCCGCGCCGCCAAGAGAGAAGTGTTTGTTTACAACATTGGCAAATCGGCATGCGGGACACAATTGCCGCAGTTATTCCTGGTTGCGAATTCGAGCTCACACTTCCAGAAGCGTACTTCACCAATTGCCGAGAAGCAGATAGAAAAATTCGTCCTTTAAGCATCTTGGCCGCCGTTAATTATCTTGAATCCATGCTCAATGTCAGTTCAGCGGGATTATCTTGTGTCATAGGCGGGTTTGGTGAAGAACAATGTGACGAATACCGCATTTCTTTTGCGCTAAAAGGTTCCAAAGAAATTGTCTACGGTGTTGTATGGCCACTCTATGACCGAGAGCTTGTCGCTAACGATGCCTTAAATGACATCTCTATTGATGACAGCCCGATACGTGAAATCTATGACACCATCAAAGTATCAGGAATTGATGATCAATTTAGGCACGCTGAACTATTTAATCCAGAGGTATGCGAAGACTGTGGCGCCCCTATGTTTGTTGACCGTGCTGGCGAAATTGTTCATGCAGAAATGCCAGAAGACACTCCAGACCAACAACCTTTATTTCATTAA